CATCTAATACAAGAGGATTGTTATGGATGAAGACCACAGAGCCAGTTTATATAACATCAGAAGGTGTTGGGAACTCATCAAAAATGGGGGTATCAAAATCCGTAAATGTTCTTAGGTTAGTAACGAGCGGGGATGCAGGAATAAAAAAAGCCATTGAGAACGGCAATATTAAAAAAGTTAATTATATAGACCAAGAAATAGAAAAATTCCTTGTTATATATGAGAAACGAACTACAAGAGTATATGGGGAATAAATTATGAATAAGCAGTTTCTTATTTTGGCAATGCTATTAATGGCGTCGGGGCTGGCATGTACAGTGTTTAGGAGCAAAGGAGTAGCCAGTGTTTAAAGATTTTTTAGAAATAATTATACAAGAAAAAGTTAAGCTAATATTTTCAGCTATAATATCAGCATTTGCTTTGCCTTTTATTATTTCAAAGTATTACTATTTAAGCATAATAGATATATCTTTAATTTACATTGGCACTCTTTTTTGTTTATTTATTTTGCTTGCAGTCGGCAATATACTTAGTTATTACAAAGAAAAATTTGCTAACGATAGTTTTTCTAAAATCTTAAAAGACTATTTTGCTTTGCTAATTGCAACTCTGACAACAGCTTTAATTTATATTTTTAATGACTATATTCCAACCGACTTAAATCCTAGATTGTTCTTTGCTTTGGTAGCTCAAATGTTTTTAGCCATTTGGGTATTAACAGTTTTATTACATAGTTTATTCTCGATTATTAAACCATTTAAATTTAAAATGAATTGTAATAAAAAAATAGCAGATTATTATGATGAACAAATCACACCGACAACAGACGAGCAGGAATTGGCAGAATTAAAAAATAAATT
This genomic stretch from Candidatus Gastranaerophilales bacterium harbors:
- a CDS encoding TRL domain-containing protein, yielding MKKIFLILIILLVNSPSVFASSNTRGLLWMKTTEPVYITSEGVGNSSKMGVSKSVNVLRLVTSGDAGIKKAIENGNIKKVNYIDQEIEKFLVIYEKRTTRVYGE